The region TCTTTTTTAAACGCACCAAACATGAAGACCAACCATTCACTAACAGATCTATGAGCAAATTGATCAACTCTAAAGTTAAGTGGAGATAGAAGCCGCAAAACTCGAATTTTTTCATACTCTTTTAAGCAATGAATCAGTGATTCCACATGGTTTTTACATCTTGGGCATGTATCGGCAATATGCAGCTTCCTCTTTGGTAAATTCAAATTGCAGGGAAGCAAGTTATGAAAAATCCGCCAAAGGAAATGCTTCACTTTTTGTAGTACATTATAGCTTCAAATCTTACTCCATAACCCATTATCCGAATACGAATTAGAGGAGCTAGTTTGCCACTGTTGTAACATATTTACATCTCTATAATATCCCGACTTAACCGTGTAAAAACCCGATTTATTGAGAGGCCAAAACAGTTTATCTGGCGGTAGGCGACGACTAATGGGAATTTGCAAAATATCAGCCACAACCTGAGTCGAAAACGCACTGTTCAGCTTTACTGTATCCCATCGTTTCAAATCCTCGTCAATAAAGAAGCTCAGCACACAATCATTTGCAGCATTAACTGGGCCGAAAAGTTTAAGATTGTGAGGCGATACAATCCAATTATCGTTCTTAGCATTTACCGACCGACCATCCCAAATTCTCCATGATATGCCCGAGTCAATAACTCTCTTACTTGCCAGCAGACTTTTCCGAACGAAAGACGAATTTCGAGATCTTTTAACTTGAAGAAAATCCAGTGAGGGGGAGTACTTTGCTTTAAAGACCCCACTACATAGAGAGTTCGAGAGCTGAATCAGCCGCCATGCTTGCTTGGCTAGCATCGCCAAATTAAACGCTCTCAGGTTGTGAAATCCCAAACCTCCGTGCTTTTCTCCTTACATATGGTATCCCAACTCACCCATAGAATTTTATGCTTCTCATCGGACCCACTCAAGAAAAATCGAGCAATAGATATTTACATTTCATTACAAAAAGAACTGGGTAATTCAAAGCAGCTCATTATGTATGTGGGGATTGATTGTGCTATCGATTTAATGAGAACCTCTCTACCTGCCTTCGAGAGAAATTTCTCCTTCCAACCCAAAATCCTCTTGTGTAGTCTGTCCtgaataaaaaagaagatgGGGTTTTTTGCTTTTCCGACCAAGGTAGGCATTCCCAAGTACTTGTGAAACTTCTTAACGACACGCACACCCAAAACTTATTGAATTGAAACACGAGTAGTCTGAGAAACACCTGAGCTGAACATGACTTCAGACTTGTCGAAATTCACACTCTGACCAATGGCCATCTCAAACTCTTTAATCGTATCTCGAAGCCGTTGGCATTCAAGGACCGTAGCTCGGATGAATAAAATACTGTCATCAGCGAAGAAAAGATGATCTACTTTCGGGTCTCCTCTACACACCTTACTACCTGATAGGTGACCCTGTTGACTCTTTTTCCATAAGAGCGCTGATTGCCCCTCCATACATATGAGGAATAAGTATCGTGAAAGCAAATCACCCTGCCGAAGCCCTCTCTAAGGTTGTATAAAGCCATACGGGACCCCATTGATCAGAAAGGAGAAGGAAACAAATGTTATACATGCCAAAATAAtgttaataaaacattttagaAATCTCATATGCCTCAATTCCTTCTCGATAAAGCTCCACTCTACACGGTCATACGCTTTACTCATATCCAGTTTAAGCGCCACTGAACCCCTCCTGCTCTTAGATCTTTTGGCCATTGAATGAAACATTTCAAACGCCACTAAAGCATTGTCTGTAATAAGACGGCCCGAGACAAAATGTACTGTGAGATTCATGAATGATGGATGGAAGGACATATAATTTTAGTCTATTAGCAATAAGTTTTGAGATCAACTTGTACACTACATTGCAAAGGCTAATCGGACGAAAATCTTTCATAGTCTCCAGCGAGGAATCCTTTGGGATTAGCGTAACAAATGTGTGGTTCATGTTGGACGGCTTCGTCCCTGTCTCGAAAAAGTGTAGGATGCATTTGACAACTTCACCTCCCCACAATGTTCCAATACGTTCTATAAAAAATAGTTGGCATACCGTCATGACCCGACACCTTTGTGGGATCCATCTGATTAAGAGTTTGACGATTTCATCCTCGCTATACGACAACTTCAACAATTCAGCTTGCTCCTCTGATATGGCCGAATCGAAGATGACAGTCTCCTAATTCCGAGGATTGGCTGAAGTAAAGAGGTTTTGGAAGTAATTAAGAACAACACCTTGGACATCTGCTCCACTCTGCCAATTACAATCTTCATCTCGAAGACGATTAATAGTGTTATTTTTCTGACGATTTGAAACTTTATGGTGGAAGAACTTAGTATTTCTATCCCCAAATTCAACCAATCAGATCTCtaggtttatttttttaactaaataaCATTTGTTTAGATTTACTTGAGTAAGAagtaagtttattttttaattaaacaaaatttgttCAAATGGACTTGAGTAAGAAGTCAAGTAACATcctattaaaaagaaaaatactagAAAGATGTAcattattttatgaattataaGCTTTCCTCTCACATGGGTTGCTTATTTAGTGTaacaatattattatatatttatagcaGGAGTACAGACCTTTCtcattcattttaaatattaatgagAATAGATCAAGTcaaaatcaatatcaaaatcaatttatatataattcttatatattttcttaaaagaaaaagactaaaaaatatattattttgttaattatagtTTTCCTTTCACATATAGATCGCTTGTTATTTTAATGTaatgatattattattatatagcTATAGCAAGAGTACATACTTTTCTCATCCATTTTAAATATGGGTAAGAATAGATCAATTCAAACTTTATAGAActtcaatttatatataaataggaGACATATCTAATCTTTTCAAGCAAAATTAAACTTTCAAGCTTATAAAATCTATGGAGTTTCTCAATATTCTTAAATGGTTTGTAGAAACCTTGAAAGAAACAAAGAAAATCTTCCTAAAAAATGGAAAGCTAATGTTTTTCATCACTTTACTCACAATTATCCTTAATTCCCTCCTCTATTTATCACAATTTTTCTTAATCAAACCAGTGATCAAAAATACCTTGATCATTTGGAAAAGTTTGGTTATAATGGCTGCAAAAAACCCTAGTAGCCCAcaatttttcaaacttttcatcaAATTTAGAAAAGAGGCTGGGTTGTTGATTGAAGAGTATTGGGTTTATTATCTTGCTAatataattatctttttattctTAGCTAATTCAACAATAATTGCATCTTTTTTTATACATGCAGGAAAAAACATAACCTTCAAAGATTTACTAGTGAAAGCAATAAAATCATGGAAAAGGccatttattacttatttttacaTAACTCTTTTTAATATTGGTTACTTTTTcctaattttagcaatttattatTCTCTATTGTTAATCATTCCATACCCATCTACAATATTTTCTATCTTATGTATTATGCTAGTAATTTTtgccttatttttatttactaacTTGACTGTTGTGTGGTCATTAGCATTTGTTATTTCAATTCTTGAGGAAATTAGTGGGGTTGAAGCACTTGGAAAGGCAGCAAAAATTGTCAAGGGCATGAAGATTCATGGATTTCTTCAAAATCTTATATTTATAGTAATAATTGGTGCTTTGATTCGAGGAATATGGTTTATTAAGCCTGGACAAGCTGAGGGAATTGAAATGATTATTGGGTTACTTGTTATAAATTCTACAAATCTTGTTAGAATGGTATTTTTGGTGATGTATACTATGTTTTACTTGCAATGCAAGAAAAACCATGGAGAAGAAGTTAAAATATTGCAAGATAGTGTGGAGTATACTAATCTACTTACTACATCACTAGTTGATGAAGATATTGTATAACGAGAAGATTTTCTTGTTTTGATAAATGATGTATAAACTAATTAGCTCATCCACGAAACAGTAGATGGCAGAACAAGATCGTTTCTATTATCATTTTAAGGATTAATGTTACCATATAGCACGACTTTttgcttatttttatttaagcaCAAACAATAAAATGTCTCAACTAATAGCACAACCTTTCATTTAATGGCATATATAGCATAAATGtctaaaacgacgtcgttttggccATTCGTACGATCAAAAACGAcgtcattttaacaaaaaaaacaaagtatAAAATTTATACCGGGCTATATAATGAAAAATCTAGAAAAGTTGTATCAATGGATGAGACACTATTTAATTTatgcttaaatcggaaaaaaaaaacgtaaaaggTTATGCTATATGAGAATATTAaccatcattttaatgtttgtatttctttttctttataatGTTATAAAATTTGTGGATTTAAAAGTAACAAACAATCAACGCGGTCTTTAAATTTATGTCTCACATTTAAATAagtccattttaattttttaggtcaATCAGACTCAAAACTCGTGTTTTCGgcattgttttaaaaatcggaccgaaccggccggtcggaccagGTTAACCGGAAACCGGCTGACTGTCCGGTCCAATATCTTGTAAAATTAGCAATGTTTAAAATCAGTTAAAAACCAAATTTAAccgaaaaaattgaattttcaaTAAAAACCAGACAAATCCAGTTTTCATAAAATGGGttgaaaaatgtatttttttgtcATAAAGTACATTTGTGGTCTCTTACTcatgtgtttgtttttttctctCCCCTAATGCATTATCTTTCTTTctcatataataattataatttcactcatattattttttctctctctcatatggaattttttttatcagctTTCACAtggaatttcaatttcaatgaaaatatattttcattcaaaaatatAACTATACTCTAAAATTCTAGTGAAGATGAAGTGTAGTTATATTAACCGGGGAAGAAAACCCCGGAGAGTATGAACGGGTTTGTCCCGTTCGTCTTCTCcggtgaatttttttattaatttttttttaatttcaaattggAATATTTTTTTTCGGTTTGATTTATGCCGGGTGTTTGGGAGTAAGTGggtgaattagatttaattagttggATTTTGAAGCGTTTACTTGAATTTGAAagcgtttaattttgtttcgaaatgtttaattgtgtttcgattgctttaataaatattttaattttaaatatttttaattattaatatttaaatgaaaaagagggtgaaattgttaaaaaatttgtaagtataaaattggtaagtatcTTAAACATTAAAGACTTTTTTGAATATTTAGCCTGTATGCCACGTCATCATTTGACAGAAGAAATTAACGGAGTTAAATTTTTGATGCAATGTGAGCCGTTTTGGACAAGTACGAGGTGTGAAATGAGCCAACCTCGGCCTTAAGggcttatttattcttttgCTCCGATCTCAGAGGTTTAAGTGAGCCTTTTTCCTAAGTtaatttaatgttattattagAGTTCGAAATGACGATGAATACGTTAAGAGAGTATTAATCTGATTGAGATATTCAgttgaattttaatttgatttaagaAATCCAAAGTCATTTTAAAAGTAGGTCTTGTCCAATAAATATTTTGAAGATAATTTGATAGTGATATATACCAAtgaatttaatatttctttcctgcaaaaagtttgattttttcaaTAATGACTTGGGAAGAAATTTCCAAGCAAGAGTTGATCATGAATAGCTCATTTTTCTCCATGGACAATTAGGATTCGATCAAAtgttatatttgataaaacaaaTCCAGTCTTAATTAAGAAGAATCGTCATCCAAaaacaaaagttaaaataaattatatcccTAAAATATAACCGCAAAATATTACTATGTAAAGGACCTACTTGCAATCAGAAACTCATattgtttataatatttaattcgtaatatatacaAAAGCTCAAATACAAGCTTGAcagtgttttttttatataaaaaaatatttgaa is a window of Mercurialis annua linkage group LG2, ddMerAnnu1.2, whole genome shotgun sequence DNA encoding:
- the LOC126668647 gene encoding uncharacterized protein LOC126668647, translated to MAFVISILEEISGVEALGKAAKIVKGMKIHGFLQNLIFIVIIGALIRGIWFIKPGQAEGIEMIIGLLVINSTNLVRMVFLVMYTMFYLQCKKNHGEEVKILQDSVEYTNLLTTSLVDEDIV